From one Marmota flaviventris isolate mMarFla1 chromosome 1, mMarFla1.hap1, whole genome shotgun sequence genomic stretch:
- the Kiss1r gene encoding kiSS-1 receptor, producing the protein MSVAATSGPNESWWAPANTSGCPGCGVNTSDGLAPAPWLLDAWLVPLFFAALMLLGLVGNSLVIYVICRHKQMRTVTNFYIANLAATDVTFLLCCVPFTALLYPLPAWVLGDFMCKFVNYIQQVSVQATCATLTAMSVDRWYVTVFPLRALHRRTPRLALVVSLSIWVGSAAVSAPVLALHRLSPGPRTYCSEAFPSRTLERAFALYNLLALYLLPLLATCACYGAMLRHLGRAAVRPAPTDGTLQGQLLAERAGAVRAKVSRLVAAVVLLFAACWGPIQLFLVLQALGPTGAWHPRSYAAYALKIWAHCMSYSNSALNPVLYAFLGSHFRQAFRRVCPCAPQRQRGPRGPVPSDLQVPNMELHCLAARPAPTRTPKPRSSGAAGRGCAY; encoded by the exons ATGAGCGTCGCGGCTACGTCGGGGCCCAATGAATCGTGGTGGGCGCCGGCCAATACGTCGGGCTGCCCCGGCTGCGGTGTCAACACCTCAGACGGCCTGGCCCCTGCGCCGTGGCTCCTGGACGCCTGGCTCGTGCCGCTCTTCTTTGCTGCACTGATGTTGCTTGGCCTGGTCGGGAACTCGTTGGTCATCTACGTAATCTGCCGCCACAAGCAGATGCGTACGGTGACTAACTTCTACATCG CCAACCTGGCAGCCACCGATGTGACTTTCTTGCTGTGCTGCGTGCCCTTCACGGCCCTGCTCTACCCGCTGCCCGCCTGGGTCCTGGGCGACTTCATGTGCAAGTTCGTCAACTACATTCAGCAG GTCTCTGTGCAGGCCACTTGCGCCACTCTGACCGCTATGAGCGTGGACCGCTGGTACGTGACCGTCTTCCCGCTGCGTGCCCTCCATCGGCGCACGCCTCGCCTGGCCCTGGTCGTGAGCCTCAGCATCTGGGTGG GCTCTGCCGCAGTATCTGCGCCGGTGCTCGCCCTGCATCGCCTGTCGCCGGGACCACGCACCTACTGCAGCGAGGCCTTTCCCAGCCGCACTCTTGAGCGCGCCTTTGCACTCTACAATCTGCTTGCTCTCTACCTATTGCCGCTGCTCGCTACCTGCGCCTGCTACGGGGCCATGCTGCGCCACCTGGGCCGGGCCGCCGTGCGACCAGCGCCCACCGATGGCACCCTGCAG GGGCAGCTGCTGGCTGAGCGGGCGGGAGCTGTGCGCGCCAAGGTCTCCAGGCTCGTGGCTGCGGTGGTTCTGCTCTTCGCTGCTTGCTGGGGTCCCATCCAGTTATTTCTGGTGCTGCAGGCGCTGGGCCCCACGGGCGCCTGGCACCCTCGCAGCTATGCCGCCTACGCGCTCAAGATCTGGGCACACTGCATGTCCTACAGCAACTCGGCGCTGAACCCGGTGCTCTACGCGTTCCTGGGTTCCCACTTCCGACAGGCCTTCCGACGCGTGTGCCCTTGTGCACCTCAACGCCAACGCGGGCCCCGTGGGCCTGTACCCTCGGATCTCCAGGTCCCCAACATGGAGCTGCACTGCTTGGCTGCACGCCCGGCCCCCACCAGGACGCCAAAACCCAGGAGCAGTGGGGCAGCAGGGAGGGGCTGTGCATACTAG
- the R3hdm4 gene encoding R3H domain-containing protein 4 isoform X4 yields MVALENPEGGPEAAAGDAPGGRRMLIEPRVSRVRGERSTTEPQPQSSLFAEAGFELVILLPQPPRPLPGCLPALAGSQVKRLPASRRKQHFINQAVRNSDLVPRAKGRKSQQRLQNTQHLLTLLETHGDPPGLEDGDLTPSAAPGIFAEACNNSTYVERTLPTHPGSASSASAGACEPSSSGAASPWKHWKPGKSDCWDSSPCPPRPCTQPCWTTASRGCCSTLSASTWTSSQPVRIWRAGDR; encoded by the exons ATGGTCGCGCTGGAGAACCCGGAGGGCGGCCCGGAGGCGGCGGCGGGGGACGCCCCGGGCGGGCGGCGGATGCT gatcgaacccagggtctcacgcgtgagaggggagcgctctaccactgagccacaaccccagtcctcactttttgctgaggctggctttgaacttgtgatccttctgcctcagcctcccag GCCCCTCCCGGGCTGCCTGCCCGCTCTGGCTGGCTCCCAGGTGAAGAGACTGCCTGCCTCCCGGCGGAAGCAGCACTTCATCAACCAGGCCGTGCGGAACTCAGACCTGGTGCCCAGGGCCAAGGGGCGCAAGAGCCAACAGCGCCTGCAGAACA CCCAGCACCTCCTGACTCTGCTGGAGACGCATGGGGACCCGCCTGGCCTGGAGGATGGGGACCTGACGCCCTCTGCAGCACCCGGCATCTTCGCAGAGGCCTGCAACAACTCTACCTACGTGGAG AGGACCCTGCCTACACACCCCGGGAGTGCTTCCAGCGCATCAGCCGGCGCCTGCGAGCCGTCCTCAAGCGGAGCCGCATCCCCATG GAAACACTGGAAACCTGGGAAGAGCGACTGCTGGGATTCTTCTCCGTGTCCCCCCAGGCCGTGTACACAGCCATGCTGGACAACAG CTTCGAGAGGCTGCTGCTCCACGCTGTCTGCCAGTACATGGACCTCATCTCAGCCA